CATCCAGGGTAGTAGTTTCCGTTCCTGAAGACAGATTTTCTGCCCCTGCTCTGTCCATTGCCTGCTCTCCGGCAAAAGCCTCAGGGCTCTCGGTCATTACCTCCTCTTCCGGGACTTCCTGCTTGTCAAAAGTAGAGTCAGGACTTCCTGCTTTAGGACTCGGACTCCCATCTTCAACATTCTCCATAATTGTTGCTGCTGGATAAGTCTCATTTGCCGGTCCCGTAACCCCCATCCGCAAAGGAGCAGTGGCATCAATAATACTTTTTGCCCTCAGATAGGCTGAGAGGTACTCTATTCCTGCAGCTGCAAAGACTGCTGCACCTATTACTCCGATATATTTTTGCAGCAGACTTATAATTGAGAGTTTATCTATCGGGTTTCTGGAGGGAACAAGGACAATCAGCTTTTCGACTGATTCATAAATCTTAACTTGACGCCCTTTCTGACTCCATTTTATCTGCTTGACCTTGATAAGGTCGGATTCAACCAGAGAATCAAGATTGTATTTCACCGTGGTAAGGGGGAGATTCAGCTCTTCTGCAATGTTCGTTGCAGACATGCTTTTCTTCCCAAGGAGTTCAAGGATCTTTAATGAGGTTTCGTTGGAAAGAATCTGGGTAATTTTTCTTGAGTCTCCGTTTACAGGGAGAACAAGTACTCTGTTATCCTGCTCCCCGAGTCCAGGCCCCTGGGGAGGTTCGCCGGTTTCAGATAAACCGTCTTGATCTTCAAACCCGTTCATGCTTATTTCCTTAGTTAAAAACCTTTTTATCAGTATTTTTTGATTGTACTCTATATTGTATTTTGCACCGATCTCAATATAAAGTTTTATTTTTTGCTCGTTATTATAGATCCACTACTATATTTATATATAGAATCCTGCCCTTAAGCTTAAATATAGCATTGTGTATTCTAATCTAAATTTTCCGCTGGTAGCAATCATGATCACAAAACAGCAGGTTCTTGAATTTCTGAAAAATTACGATTTAGATAACATTACTATTGCAACAGTATGTTCTCATTCAAGCCTTCAAATCTTTGACGGAGCGCGAAAAGAAGGCTTCAGAACTCTGGGGATCTGCGTTGGCAAGCCACCCAAGTTCTATGAGGCATTTCCCAAAGCAAAACCTGATGAATATCTCATTGTCGACAGTTATGCAGACATAATGAACAAAGTTGAGGAGCTTAGAAAGAAGAATGTAATTATTATTCCGCACGGTTCATTTGTTGCGTATCTGGGTACAGAGAATTTCGCAGAAATGGCTGTACCTACCTTCGGGAACCGGGCTGTACTGGAATGGGAATCGGATAGGGATAAAGAGCGGGAATGGCTGCTCGGTGCAGGCATTCACATGCCCGGAAAAATCGATGATCCACGTGATATTAATGGACCTGTAATGGTCAAGTACAACGGAGCAAAAGGAGGAAAAGGCTTCTTCGTTGCAAAAACCTATGAAGAATTCGACGAACTCGTAGACCGCACCCAGAAGTACACAATTCAGGAATTCATTACCGGAACCCGCTACTATCTGCACTACTTCTACTCCCCGATCCGGAACGAAGGGTACACCTTAAGCGAAGGCAGCCTTGAACTCCTGAGTATGGACCGCAGGGTGGAATCCAATGCCGATGAGATCTTCAGACTTGGTTCCCCGAGAGAACTCATAGAAGCAGGAATCCGCCCGACGTATGTGGTTACAGGAAACGTGCCCCTCGTTGCAAGGGAATCACTCCTGCCTCTGATCTTCTCTCTTGGAGAAAGAGTGGTTGAAGAATCCCTTGGCCTTTTCGGCGGGATGATAGGAGCTTTCTGCCTTGAAACTGTGTTTACCGATGAGCTTGAAATTAAGGTATTCGAGATTTCTGCCCGGATTGTTGCAGGAACGAACCTTTACATCTCAGGTTCTCCTTATGCAGATCTTATCCAGGAAGATCTCTCAACCGGAAGGAGAATAGCCCAGGAAATTAAAGAGGCAGCCAGGACAAAACAGCTGGATAAAATAATATCCTGAGGTTTTGTTAAGTATTCTGAAACTGCTGAAGATCCTCAGCAGCTTTCAGGGAATTAAATTTCATTGGAATTTTAGATTTGACTCTCAGGGTGAAGCGGCTTCCTGAGATCTGATTTTCCCCTGCTTTTCTCATAACAGAGGGCTTTTCGTAAACCAGGACTTTTTCCACATTGGGATCTTTTTCAGAGATAAAATAATTAGTTTTTTCTTCAGATATTTTTTCAGAAATTCCTCTGTAGTACATAAAAAGTTCTTTACCCCATTCGATCGCCTTGATCTCTGAATTTATTAGAAGATTCTGGTCAAGTTTTCCTTTTTTATTGAGAAGCAATAGTGCCATAAACCTCTCGGTTACCGTAAGCGAGACTACGGAAGAAGTGCCGTCATAGATATGGAGATTCGAGTTCTTCGGCAATAATAAATATTCGGCTTCTCCAGGTTGGGGACTGAAAATTCGTTCAAAAAAATTTTGTGTAAAAATAAAAGTAGAAGTTGTCTTTTTCTTCAAAAAATCCTGATCAAATCCTGAGAAGCAGGGCTGAAAAAACGAAGAAAAATACATAATTTCCGTGGACTTCTTGAGAGAATTTATAAATTCTTCAGGTGGCTCAAACATTCTGTTAAGCTGGGGTTCAATCACTTTGCATCGAGCTAGCATATCAAGCTTCAAAAGCAAAAAAGAAGGAATCCCTGTAAGATCTCTCTGTACCCAGTAATCAAGATTATCTTCAAAAATCTCGAGAGTTCCCAAAAGAGGAACCATCTTTTCAGTGACAATCAATCCAACTGTAGAAAGCCTGTAATTTTTACCTTCCTGCTTAACCAGTCCCTTTTCGGTCAATCTTTTTATCTGAGGAAGAACCGCAGTACAGGAAGAGCCCAGAAACCCTGTGATTTCTTCAATATTCTTTGACCCGTCCTTGAGGAAAAGCAAAATCTTTCTTCTATTATCTGACCTGAAAAGCAAATCTATCAGCGTATCTTTATGAAGAGAATCCACATCTACCCACCACCATACTCTAACAAATCATAAGCTGTAACAGATATACAGCTATCACATACACCTATACAGCTTCGCATACACCTCAGATTGATCCATACCCAAGGCAGTAAACTTTATCCTGATCTTTTGCCCAAACAGGGCATAGTTGCCTCTATCATGAACCACGACTATGAACCACAACTCCCCTTAAACAATAGTTTGCCAGGTGTAATACTTTTCCTGTCTATTTGCCTGACAGAAAGACCTGATACAAATTGTTAGCAAATTAACAGTCATGTAGACTCAGGTATAGATTCTGCAGAGCTTATTTTTATCCCATAAATAAATAAACATTTCTATTCAGAGAAAATGTATAAAGGATTTTTCTTCATTTGTGAACATTTTATAAAGAAGATAGACATCAGAAAGAAACATATAACTAAGGGAATAAAGAAATATGACCTTAATTTGATAACATCATTAATTGATACTGAATGTATTGCTTTTTTTTGCCTGACTAAACTTCACTTGACAGGGCATGTAAATTTACGAAAAATTATTGAAAAACAAGATTAGAAAATTTTTGAGAAATGCAAGGAATAAAGAAAGAAGCAACAGAAACTATCTATCAGATTCAAAAACATTTTAAAGAATTAGATATTTATACACGATAAATAGTCCTTGATTAAGAAATACATGTTTTTGGTGTTCATAAAATGGGTTTATTTGATTCGTTTAAAAACAAAGTAAAATGTTCTCAGAATTCTCCCAAATTAAACTACTCGATAAATGATAATTTTATATCAATAGGTGATTTTACAGGGAAATATCATCAGTCACCAAACAGCAAATTCATACTGGCATGGAACAGTCTAAGTGAAAATGGGAAATATATTTTATTAGAACGTGGGAAGGTAAAACTTCAAGTTAAAATGAAACACCTTGATAATGGGATGGTTTCAAAATTGGGAGTGTTTATAATCAGCGATTTGACCTCTAAGGGCATGTATGGAGTATTCAATATAATAAATGCAGATGGAGAAACTCTGATCAGGCAAAGATGCAGGGCAAATTTAGGCTCAACAGGCATTTCAGATGATGGAAGCTTTGCTGTCTGTCAGGCACTGGAAAGCACAAGTAAGTCGGATAGCTGTAAGCTGTTTTTCTTTGATATAAAGAATAAAAAATTGTTATGGAAAAAGACTCCTGAGACGATCGGATCCGAGCTAAACTGGGCAAAAAGCTACCGTTTTGACACTAAAAAGAAAATCCTGTACCTGATACATGATAAAAACAAAGTTTACCGTTATACTTTTGAAGGGACTTTCATTGATTCCGGATTATACAGACTTCACTGCATCGATACAGGAAATGATGTCGAATTTCTTGAAGCCATAAAAGAATTAAAAGAAGAATTATCTTCAAATCCCAACCCTAAAAAATATGATGTATTTATAGATCCCCTAAATAAAAGACTAAAAAGATATTCTGACAAAGATACAAAATCAAAAATTCACAGAGCTTTAGGCGAAATCTTCCAATTACAGGGAAATGATACAGAAGCAATAAAACATTTTGAAACCGCATTAAAGCTTAACCCCAGGATTGGGGTTAAAAGGGCACTCGATAACTTAAAGAAAACAGATTAAAAATAAAATAATATTCAAACAACTGAAAAATTACGAGGGAAATACATATCTACTGTATTTTCCACCTCTTTTAACCATTTCTGGCGTTCCTCAAGTTTACTGGTAATTATCACTCCAAACATTCTCCTGTAAAAGGTTTCTACTCCGCAAAAGTCGAAAATACATTTTTTCCAGAGTACCTCAAGAGGATCACCAAAGACCTGCAGTTCCCTTTCTTCAGGTGTATCTCCTGTATTGAAAACCAGGGCTGTTTTTGCATTTAATAATCCTACTGGTACTCCTTCACCGCTGTCCCCTTCTTTAAATTCATATGCCACTCCCGGACGTAAAATTCTATCCACCCATCCTTTTAAAATCGCAGGTGGCTGACCCCACCAGTTGGGATGAACTATAACAATCCCTTCTGCTTTACTAATCTCATTACAGTGTTCTTCTATCACTCTTTCTAAAGAGGCGCCCTTACGAATTTCCTGACCTGTAGTTACTGGATCAAAGTTTTCTTTATATAGGTCGTGGAAAATTACATCGTGCCTATTATTCAACAGGGTTTCTACAACCGTGTTTGCAATCGCATGATTAAAACTGTCTTTATCTGGATGCCCGAGAATTACTGATATTTTCATCAATTCTTACCTCTCTTACTCTTATATGTCCAGTTTCTTCCGAAAAATACTTTACTAAATGGATCTTTTGATCTTCATTTCATATGAAGTTTTTAAACTCCGTCTAGATTTCAGTTAAAGTAAATCAGTTAAAGTAAATTCGGAACTGGTTGAGGTCTAATGAAATTAAATATTGGGAGAAATGATGCTAAAACCTGAGAAATTTAAATTTAGAGAATTTATTAAATTGGAACTGAATAAATTATTTTAAGTATTTTTCAGTCAAATACATTCAAAATGTCTGAAAGAGAGAATAAAGATTTCAGACCCGCTTTTGGGAGAAAATTCAACGTGACATTGCGCGTGCTCGGGAACGAAGAAAATGCTGGAGAAGGTCTTCTGTTTCTCGGAAACTACATGGCACTTGACCATTCGAGGGGGGCTGCTGTTTATCTTGATGCCCTGAAACCTCATGCCATTTTGATTTGCGGAAAAAGAGGATACGGAAAGTCCTATACAATGGGCTGTATACTGGAAGAGCTTGCTTTTCTTCCTGAACCCATTAAAGGGAATCTTGGGTCCCTTATCATTGATACCATGGGGATTTTCTGGACAATGAGGAATCCGAACATATCCGAAGCAGTAAGACTCAAAAACTGGGAACTAACCCCTTCAGGACTCGGAATTGAGGTTTTTGTTCCGGCAGGAAAGGTTGACGCTTATGAAAAGCGAAACATAGGGGTAAAGCCATTTTCCATTTCAATCAGGGAGCTCTCAGGTAGCCAGTGGTGTAGAACCCTCAGGATTGAAGAGGTTTCTCCTCTTGGAATTTTGCTTGTAAGGACTATAGAATCTCTTCGGGAGAAAGGTGATCCATATTCTTTTGAAGATGTTATCAATGAGATATTCCTGGACTCCCGTTCGGATTCAGCATCTAAAGGGGCTGCGGAAAACTATTTCAGGGCTGTCAAGTCCTGGGGGCTTTTCTCTAAAGAAGGGACATCTATATCCGAACTGATAACAGGGGGCAGGACAACAGTTCTTGATGTGAGCACCCTTGAAAACGAAAATGTCTGCGCCGCAGCAGTATCGATTCTTGCAGGCAGGCTTTATGAGGAGCGGCTTGAGGCAAGAAGAATTTATGAAAAGAAACAGATGGGGGAAAAACTGGAAGATAAAGAGTTTCCTCTTGTCTGGCTTTTCATAGATGAGGCTCATATCTTCTTACCTGCAGGGAGAGAAAGTCTCGCTTCGGAGGTGCTTATTAACCGCTGCCTCAGACAGGGCAGGCAGCCAGGGCTCTCCCTTGTACTGGCAACCCAGAGGCCTGCAAGCCTTCACCCTGACGTTGTCTCGCAGAGCGACCTTCTTATCTGCCACCGCCTTACTTCAAGTGATGATATCCTTGCCCTTGAGACCTCAAGACCTCTTTATATGCAGGAAAACCTCAGGGCATATCTGAAGAAAATGGGTAGTGAAAGAGGAGCTGCATTGATAGTGGACGATCATTCCGAATCTGTCCATATGGTGCGCATCCGTCCAAGGAGAAGCTGGCACGGAGGAGGAGAGCCAAACGCCCTCGGACCATGCAAAGAAGGAAGAGAAGAAACAAAAACTCAAGTTCCGGAGCAATTTACATAAGATAAAGCAGTTCCTCAAAGCAGAGCGTCTGTTAATCAGATTTACGGGAAAATAAGTACAAAACAGAAAGGATTGTTAACCATTTGTTAACCATTTTTAGAACCTGTCAGAAAATAATTTAAATATTACCTGTGATACTTCAACCCTGTAAGTTTAGCTGAGTTACAGGCTGTGAATATTATATCAACAATATTAACAGCATTTAATTACAGCAAATTACTGGTGATTTCATGAAAGGAAGAGCCTGGAAATTCGGAGATGACGTGGATACGGATGCGGTAATTCCCGGAAGGTACCTGATCTTCAATACCCCGGGAGAGCTGGCCAAGTACACATTTGAAGGCGTACGCCCTGATTTTGCAAAAAATGTTCATGAAAACGACATCGTAGTTGCAGGAAGCAACTTCGGCTGCGGATCCTCGCGTGAACATGCCCCTCTTGCCCTTAAAGGGTCAAAGGTATCCTGCGTGATAGCAAAGTCTTTCGCGAGGATCTTTTTCAGAAATGCAATAAACATCGGAGTTCCTGTCCTCGAATGCCCGGATACGGACAGAATCGATGACGGAGATGAGCTTGAGGTTGACCTTTCAACAGGGGTCATTCAGAATATAACAAAAGGAGAGACTTACCAGGCAACCCCACTCCCGGATTTCGTCCGCGAAATCGTGGATGAGGGAGGACTTATAGAGTATGCCCGGAAACTGGTCTCTGAGCGCTGAGAAACAGGAAGTCTGTCCTGAGACAGTCCTGGTCCACGTTTGACATCTCACACTAAAAAGGCAGTTTTGCCTGTAAATTAAAAAGGAGTATAAAGATGACGCAGTATAAGGTTCCGGTCCTCCCAGGAGATGGGATAGGACCAGAAATCATCGCCGAAGGCAGAAAAGTGATCGATGCCGCAGGCGAAAGATTCGGTTTTGATGTAGAATGGATTGAATACCCGCATGGAGCAGACCACTACCTGGAAACGGGCGAGCTGATCTCGGAAGAGACCTTAAAGGAATTATCCGGCTACCCTGCCATTTACCTTGGCTCCATCGGAGACCCGAGGATTGCCCCTGGCGTCCTTGAAAAGGGAATCTTATTAACTGCGCGCTTTTACTTTGACCAGTACGTCAACCTGCGCCCGATAAAGCTCCTTGAGGGCGTCTGGACCCCGATAAAAGACAAGACCTCAAAAGATATCGATTTTGTCGTGGTCAGGGAAAACACTGAGGATTTCTATGTAGGAATCGGCGGCAGGGCAAAAAAAGGAGAGAGCAAGGACCTCCTTGAAGTTAAAAGGACACTCTATTCCGCAAAATTCGGCCTTGACATCGAGACCGACAGCGAAGAAATAGGATACCAGATCGGTCTTATCTCCAAAGAAGGCACAAAGAGAGTTATCGAATATGCTTTTGACCTTGCCGAAAAGAGGAAAAAACACATCTCGTCTGTTGACAAGGCAAATGTCCTTTCCGATATCTACGGCTTCTGGAGAGAAGAGTTCAACGCTGTTGCCGCAGCCCACCCGGACGTTACCACTGACTTTAACTTCGTTGACGCCATCACAATGTGGTTTGTGAAAAACCCTGAGTGGTTCGATGTGGTCGTGACCCCGAACATGTTCGGAGACATCATCACCGACCTCGGAGCCATGATCCAGGGCGGCCTCGGCCTTGCCCCCGGCGGAAACATCAACCCGAACGGGACAAGCATGTTCGAACCAATCCACGGTTCAGCCCCTAAATACAAGGGTCAGAACAAAGTCAATCCAATTGCCACAATCTGGGCAGGCGCAATGCTCATAGAGCAGCTCGGAGAAAAGGAAGCCGCAGACACAATAGTCAATGCAATTCAGAAAAACATCCTGGACGGCAAAATAAAGACCTACGACATGGGCGGCAAGAACACCACCTCAGATGTCGGAGACGACATTGCAAGGATAATAAAGGGAGAATAATTCAAACCTCCCTCCATTACATTTTTTTCTGATTAAATTAAAATTTCAAGGATAATTTAGAGTAAAGTTCTGAATTTTCGGGCTTATTTTGTAAGAATTCTTTTTTAAAGGGCTATTGAGAGACTATTCTCTCCAATCCTTTCTCCCGCTCCTGAGCCCGAATTAGCCCTTACACTTTACCGGATGTAAAATTTATTATATTTTTGCTAAAAGTTAAATATGCATAATTTGCATATTTAATCGAAATGATAATAAATAAGAGTAATTAGAGAGATGGAATAAGGTGAATAGGTAAGGGGAAGTTTGACTATGGTTTCAATCAGACCTTTTAATGAGGGCGATAACCAAAGAATGCTTGAAATAGAAAGGCTCTGTCCGCAAGGCGATGAAAAATGTGCAATGGGTGTGGATAAAAAGGATATTATTGCTCGTTATGGGATGTATGATAGCTGGAATGTGCTTGTGGCAGAAGAGGATGGAAAAATTGCTGGATGGACTGGTTTGACTGTGAAAATCGCTCCTGAAAAAAAAGAAAAGTATGCATACTTTACCGAAATAATGGTTCATCCAGACTTTCGGAGATCAGGAGTTGCCACAA
The genomic region above belongs to Methanosarcina horonobensis HB-1 = JCM 15518 and contains:
- a CDS encoding ArsR/SmtB family transcription factor, with translation MNGFEDQDGLSETGEPPQGPGLGEQDNRVLVLPVNGDSRKITQILSNETSLKILELLGKKSMSATNIAEELNLPLTTVKYNLDSLVESDLIKVKQIKWSQKGRQVKIYESVEKLIVLVPSRNPIDKLSIISLLQKYIGVIGAAVFAAAGIEYLSAYLRAKSIIDATAPLRMGVTGPANETYPAATIMENVEDGSPSPKAGSPDSTFDKQEVPEEEVMTESPEAFAGEQAMDRAGAENLSSGTETTTLDAESAEISVPEELDSGQGLPTVPPEGLTHLGGLHGIYDTLSLHPGVWFLFGCIFVIFLIIVREVYYKKKTK
- a CDS encoding formate--phosphoribosylaminoimidazolecarboxamide ligase, translating into MITKQQVLEFLKNYDLDNITIATVCSHSSLQIFDGARKEGFRTLGICVGKPPKFYEAFPKAKPDEYLIVDSYADIMNKVEELRKKNVIIIPHGSFVAYLGTENFAEMAVPTFGNRAVLEWESDRDKEREWLLGAGIHMPGKIDDPRDINGPVMVKYNGAKGGKGFFVAKTYEEFDELVDRTQKYTIQEFITGTRYYLHYFYSPIRNEGYTLSEGSLELLSMDRRVESNADEIFRLGSPRELIEAGIRPTYVVTGNVPLVARESLLPLIFSLGERVVEESLGLFGGMIGAFCLETVFTDELEIKVFEISARIVAGTNLYISGSPYADLIQEDLSTGRRIAQEIKEAARTKQLDKIIS
- a CDS encoding helix-turn-helix transcriptional regulator, translated to MDSLHKDTLIDLLFRSDNRRKILLFLKDGSKNIEEITGFLGSSCTAVLPQIKRLTEKGLVKQEGKNYRLSTVGLIVTEKMVPLLGTLEIFEDNLDYWVQRDLTGIPSFLLLKLDMLARCKVIEPQLNRMFEPPEEFINSLKKSTEIMYFSSFFQPCFSGFDQDFLKKKTTSTFIFTQNFFERIFSPQPGEAEYLLLPKNSNLHIYDGTSSVVSLTVTERFMALLLLNKKGKLDQNLLINSEIKAIEWGKELFMYYRGISEKISEEKTNYFISEKDPNVEKVLVYEKPSVMRKAGENQISGSRFTLRVKSKIPMKFNSLKAAEDLQQFQNT
- a CDS encoding tetratricopeptide repeat protein — encoded protein: MGLFDSFKNKVKCSQNSPKLNYSINDNFISIGDFTGKYHQSPNSKFILAWNSLSENGKYILLERGKVKLQVKMKHLDNGMVSKLGVFIISDLTSKGMYGVFNIINADGETLIRQRCRANLGSTGISDDGSFAVCQALESTSKSDSCKLFFFDIKNKKLLWKKTPETIGSELNWAKSYRFDTKKKILYLIHDKNKVYRYTFEGTFIDSGLYRLHCIDTGNDVEFLEAIKELKEELSSNPNPKKYDVFIDPLNKRLKRYSDKDTKSKIHRALGEIFQLQGNDTEAIKHFETALKLNPRIGVKRALDNLKKTD
- a CDS encoding NAD(P)H-dependent oxidoreductase, encoding MKISVILGHPDKDSFNHAIANTVVETLLNNRHDVIFHDLYKENFDPVTTGQEIRKGASLERVIEEHCNEISKAEGIVIVHPNWWGQPPAILKGWVDRILRPGVAYEFKEGDSGEGVPVGLLNAKTALVFNTGDTPEERELQVFGDPLEVLWKKCIFDFCGVETFYRRMFGVIITSKLEERQKWLKEVENTVDMYFPRNFSVV
- a CDS encoding ATP-binding protein encodes the protein MSERENKDFRPAFGRKFNVTLRVLGNEENAGEGLLFLGNYMALDHSRGAAVYLDALKPHAILICGKRGYGKSYTMGCILEELAFLPEPIKGNLGSLIIDTMGIFWTMRNPNISEAVRLKNWELTPSGLGIEVFVPAGKVDAYEKRNIGVKPFSISIRELSGSQWCRTLRIEEVSPLGILLVRTIESLREKGDPYSFEDVINEIFLDSRSDSASKGAAENYFRAVKSWGLFSKEGTSISELITGGRTTVLDVSTLENENVCAAAVSILAGRLYEERLEARRIYEKKQMGEKLEDKEFPLVWLFIDEAHIFLPAGRESLASEVLINRCLRQGRQPGLSLVLATQRPASLHPDVVSQSDLLICHRLTSSDDILALETSRPLYMQENLRAYLKKMGSERGAALIVDDHSESVHMVRIRPRRSWHGGGEPNALGPCKEGREETKTQVPEQFT
- a CDS encoding 3-isopropylmalate dehydratase small subunit, which produces MKGRAWKFGDDVDTDAVIPGRYLIFNTPGELAKYTFEGVRPDFAKNVHENDIVVAGSNFGCGSSREHAPLALKGSKVSCVIAKSFARIFFRNAINIGVPVLECPDTDRIDDGDELEVDLSTGVIQNITKGETYQATPLPDFVREIVDEGGLIEYARKLVSER
- a CDS encoding isocitrate/isopropylmalate dehydrogenase family protein, whose protein sequence is MTQYKVPVLPGDGIGPEIIAEGRKVIDAAGERFGFDVEWIEYPHGADHYLETGELISEETLKELSGYPAIYLGSIGDPRIAPGVLEKGILLTARFYFDQYVNLRPIKLLEGVWTPIKDKTSKDIDFVVVRENTEDFYVGIGGRAKKGESKDLLEVKRTLYSAKFGLDIETDSEEIGYQIGLISKEGTKRVIEYAFDLAEKRKKHISSVDKANVLSDIYGFWREEFNAVAAAHPDVTTDFNFVDAITMWFVKNPEWFDVVVTPNMFGDIITDLGAMIQGGLGLAPGGNINPNGTSMFEPIHGSAPKYKGQNKVNPIATIWAGAMLIEQLGEKEAADTIVNAIQKNILDGKIKTYDMGGKNTTSDVGDDIARIIKGE